A genomic stretch from Candidatus Omnitrophota bacterium includes:
- the lptB gene encoding LPS export ABC transporter ATP-binding protein, with amino-acid sequence MHLLEIKGLTKSYGGRTVVKGVDLLVKRGEIVGLLGPNGAGKTTTFYMIVGVIPPDKGKVIFDNHDITRFPIHRRSHFGISYLSQEASAFRKLTVEENIMAILEILPLGPKEREKRLRGLLKELNIAHLAKSKAYTLSGGERRRLEITRALVTNPSFILLDEPFSGIDPIVVAEAQEIIRELKAKGLGILLTDHNVRETLAITDRAYLIADGKILISGSAGDLIDNPRARELYLGEKFKM; translated from the coding sequence ATGCATCTTTTGGAGATTAAGGGCCTGACCAAATCATACGGCGGAAGGACGGTCGTAAAGGGCGTAGACCTTTTAGTCAAGCGCGGTGAGATAGTCGGGCTGCTCGGCCCCAACGGCGCGGGCAAGACCACGACCTTCTATATGATAGTAGGGGTGATCCCGCCCGACAAGGGCAAAGTCATCTTTGACAATCATGATATAACCAGGTTCCCCATTCACAGGCGTTCGCATTTCGGCATAAGTTATTTAAGCCAGGAGGCATCCGCGTTCAGGAAACTCACGGTAGAAGAAAATATTATGGCCATACTGGAGATACTGCCGTTGGGCCCCAAAGAAAGAGAGAAACGCCTCAGAGGCCTGTTGAAGGAATTGAATATCGCCCATCTTGCCAAGTCAAAGGCCTATACCCTTTCGGGCGGCGAGAGAAGGCGGCTTGAGATCACGCGGGCGCTTGTCACCAACCCTTCCTTTATATTGCTGGATGAGCCGTTTTCAGGCATTGACCCCATCGTGGTCGCCGAAGCGCAGGAAATAATAAGGGAGCTTAAGGCCAAGGGTTTGGGCATATTATTGACTGACCATAATGTAAGGGAGACCCTTGCCATTACCGACAGGGCGTACCTGATAGCGGACGGCAAGATCCTGATCTCCGGCAGCGCCGGCGATCTGATAGATAACCCCAGGGCCAGAGAGTTATACCTGGGGGAGAAATTCAAAATGTGA
- a CDS encoding trigger factor encodes MKKQIKKIDATKMEVHIEAGADVVAGKFNEVYEKISKEAKVKGFRPGKVPRDILEKHYSSHAHQQVVNELVPDLLKKAADEDKINIVSVLNVSDVNLSGANISFKADVEVEPEVKLGEYKGIKVKWEEVKIGKDDVKRYIEALKEKGGLEVPGEGLARALGYPSNEQMEESVRMQLYLQKENQIRSGIEQKIIDELLKSSSLSVPQSLLARRLDELASDAKMQLAMRGFTKEQIEGKDEDLKKELKANAETQVKIYLIFKSIAQKENITVDNQVTQKVMEFLLKAADWDVPSRIIT; translated from the coding sequence GTGAAAAAACAGATCAAGAAGATAGACGCCACAAAGATGGAAGTGCATATTGAGGCGGGCGCCGATGTGGTAGCCGGTAAATTCAACGAGGTTTACGAAAAGATCTCAAAAGAGGCGAAGGTCAAGGGTTTCAGGCCGGGCAAGGTGCCGCGCGATATCCTGGAAAAACATTATTCATCTCATGCCCATCAACAGGTAGTCAACGAGCTTGTTCCGGATCTATTGAAGAAGGCGGCGGATGAAGACAAGATTAATATAGTAAGCGTCCTCAATGTCAGCGACGTCAATTTAAGCGGCGCGAATATTTCCTTTAAGGCGGATGTTGAGGTTGAGCCGGAGGTCAAGCTCGGCGAATATAAGGGCATTAAGGTCAAATGGGAAGAAGTAAAGATCGGCAAGGATGACGTCAAAAGGTATATAGAGGCGCTGAAGGAAAAGGGCGGGCTGGAAGTCCCCGGCGAAGGGCTCGCGCGCGCTCTCGGCTACCCCAGTAATGAGCAGATGGAGGAGTCGGTGCGCATGCAGTTGTATCTTCAAAAAGAAAATCAGATAAGGTCGGGCATAGAGCAGAAGATAATAGACGAGCTTCTAAAGAGTTCTTCCTTAAGCGTCCCGCAGAGTTTATTGGCCAGGCGCCTTGATGAGCTTGCCTCCGACGCCAAGATGCAGCTTGCGATGAGGGGTTTTACCAAGGAGCAGATCGAGGGCAAGGACGAAGATTTGAAGAAGGAACTCAAGGCAAATGCCGAAACGCAGGTGAAGATATACCTTATATTCAAAAGTATAGCGCAGAAAGAGAATATAACCGTAGACAATCAGGTGACTCAGAAGGTGATGGAGTTCTTGCTTAAGGCCGCCGACTGGGATGTCCCGTCGAGGATAATAACATAA
- the clpP gene encoding ATP-dependent Clp endopeptidase proteolytic subunit ClpP, with the protein MQGTHGQILVPMVIEQNPRGFERAYDIYSRLLKDRIIFIGTIIDDNVANLIIAQMLFLQMEDTSKEISIYINSPGGSVTSGLAIYDTMQFLKPDVATYCVGQASSMGAMLLAAGVKGKRYALPHSRVMIHQPWGGVQGQASDISIHAKEILSLKDKINQILSSHTGQPLEKIEKDTDRDYFMSSDEAKKYGLIDEVITHKKK; encoded by the coding sequence ATGCAGGGGACACACGGACAAATTCTGGTACCAATGGTTATCGAACAGAACCCGAGGGGTTTTGAACGCGCCTACGATATCTATTCCCGCCTTCTTAAGGACAGGATAATATTCATCGGCACGATCATTGATGATAATGTGGCCAATCTTATCATAGCCCAGATGTTGTTTTTACAGATGGAGGATACAAGCAAGGAGATCAGTATATACATAAATTCTCCGGGCGGCTCGGTAACAAGCGGCCTTGCCATTTACGATACGATGCAATTTTTAAAGCCGGACGTGGCCACTTATTGCGTGGGCCAGGCCTCCAGCATGGGGGCGATGCTTCTGGCGGCGGGTGTTAAGGGCAAACGTTACGCCCTGCCCCATTCGCGCGTGATGATACATCAGCCCTGGGGAGGCGTGCAGGGCCAGGCGTCGGACATATCCATTCACGCCAAGGAGATCCTCAGCTTGAAAGATAAGATAAATCAGATACTTTCCAGCCATACGGGCCAGCCGCTGGAAAAGATCGAGAAGGATACGGATAGAGATTATTTTATGTCTTCCGATGAGGCAAAAAAATACGGCCTTATCGATGAGGTGATCACACATAAAAAGAAATGA
- a CDS encoding alanine--glyoxylate aminotransferase family protein, with translation MRKRYLLTPGPTPIPPNVLEAEARPIIHHRTPQFQGILKEAEDGLKYVFQTKNDVFILASSGTGAMEAAVVNLLSAGDSAITIESGKFGERWTELCAAYGVNAQVIKVQDGKAVEPNVVKEALKSNPGIKAVFSTLCETSTGVTNDIKALGEIVKGTDAVLVVDAISGLGAVDLKTDEWSVDVVVAGSQKGLMLAPGLGFISVSEKAGKRVKETKSPRYYFDLNKAKKALDKTDTPFTPAISLIIALNESLKMIKQDGLEEVFKKHKRLADAARAAVKALGLGLLAPDAASDAVTAVKVPAGIEGEKLVKTMRDTYGVTIAGGQGELKGKIFRIAHMGFIEEFDIIVGIACLEKVLNQMGYKFQLGAGVRAAQEVFLK, from the coding sequence ATGAGGAAGAGATACTTATTAACACCGGGGCCTACGCCCATTCCGCCGAACGTGCTTGAGGCCGAAGCCAGGCCGATCATACACCACAGGACTCCGCAGTTTCAGGGGATACTGAAGGAAGCGGAGGATGGCCTGAAGTATGTTTTTCAGACAAAGAACGACGTATTCATCCTTGCTTCATCAGGCACGGGCGCGATGGAGGCGGCAGTGGTTAACCTGCTTTCTGCCGGCGACAGCGCCATTACGATCGAAAGCGGAAAGTTCGGGGAAAGATGGACCGAGCTTTGCGCCGCTTACGGCGTAAACGCGCAGGTGATCAAGGTGCAGGACGGCAAGGCAGTTGAGCCGAATGTTGTCAAGGAGGCCCTTAAATCCAACCCCGGGATCAAGGCGGTGTTTTCCACGCTTTGCGAGACATCCACAGGCGTCACTAATGACATCAAGGCGCTGGGCGAGATCGTAAAAGGTACCGACGCGGTTTTAGTGGTTGACGCCATAAGCGGCCTGGGGGCGGTTGACCTCAAAACCGATGAGTGGTCGGTTGACGTCGTTGTGGCCGGTTCGCAAAAGGGGCTGATGCTTGCGCCGGGGCTGGGCTTCATCAGCGTAAGCGAGAAGGCGGGCAAGCGCGTTAAGGAAACAAAGTCCCCCCGTTATTACTTTGATTTAAATAAGGCGAAGAAGGCGCTTGATAAGACCGATACGCCTTTTACTCCGGCGATATCGCTGATCATCGCTTTGAACGAGAGCCTGAAAATGATAAAGCAGGACGGGCTGGAGGAGGTTTTCAAGAAGCACAAGCGGCTCGCGGATGCCGCCAGGGCGGCTGTCAAGGCGCTTGGCCTGGGGCTGCTTGCGCCTGATGCCGCCTCTGACGCGGTCACGGCCGTAAAGGTGCCTGCGGGCATAGAAGGAGAAAAGCTGGTCAAGACCATGCGGGATACTTACGGGGTCACCATTGCCGGAGGCCAGGGAGAATTAAAGGGGAAGATCTTCAGGATAGCCCATATGGGCTTCATAGAGGAGTTTGATATCATTGTCGGTATCGCCTGTTTGGAAAAGGTATTGAACCAGATGGGCTATAAATTTCAGTTAGGGGCCGGTGTCAGGGCGGCGCAGGAAGTCTTTTTAAAATAG
- the serA gene encoding phosphoglycerate dehydrogenase, with translation MIKILVSDPLSEEGLKILRDVKEFKVEVKCELKKEELLKIIKDYHALIVRSATKVTADVIKEASNLKVIGRAGVGLDNVDLEAATSKGIIVMNTPGGNTISTAEHTVSMMLALSRNIPRANTSMKAGEWKRSKFMGSELYGKTLGVVGLGRIGSEVAKRAASFGMKIIAYDPFLTQKVAEQIGVKVVELKEVIKSADYITVHTPLTDDTRHMLSDKEFAMMKKGVKVINCARGGIIDEAALAKAIKEGKVAGAAIDVFEKEPPEASNELLRLDAVVATPHLGASTEEAQVNVAIEVAEVVRDALLGKGIRNAANYPCIDEQACKILDPYIGLSEKIGLLAGQLIEGRLVEVNIIYSGEIVQLDSTGLTLALMKGVLTPMLQDTVNFINALSLSRERGIKVSESKISKESEFVNFISVDIKTDKQVCRIAGTLSANRQPRIVKINEFYVEIIPAGHLLVINNWDRPGIIGNLGTLLGEHKINIAGMSFGRVKQGGEAITVLNVDSALPQNVLEKIRKAKNILSVKTIKL, from the coding sequence ATGATTAAAATACTGGTCAGCGACCCTTTATCCGAAGAGGGTTTGAAGATCTTGAGGGATGTTAAAGAATTCAAGGTCGAAGTAAAGTGTGAACTTAAGAAAGAGGAATTGCTCAAGATCATAAAGGACTACCATGCCTTGATAGTGAGGAGCGCCACTAAAGTCACGGCGGATGTTATTAAGGAGGCGTCAAACCTTAAAGTCATAGGCAGGGCAGGCGTGGGCCTGGATAACGTGGACCTGGAAGCGGCCACGAGCAAGGGCATTATCGTCATGAATACGCCGGGCGGCAATACCATTTCCACCGCCGAGCACACAGTGAGTATGATGCTCGCGCTTTCCAGGAACATACCACGCGCCAATACCTCAATGAAAGCGGGCGAATGGAAGCGCTCCAAATTCATGGGCAGCGAACTCTATGGGAAGACCTTAGGCGTAGTGGGGCTGGGCAGGATCGGTTCGGAAGTCGCAAAGCGCGCGGCGTCCTTCGGCATGAAGATAATAGCTTATGACCCGTTCCTTACGCAGAAGGTCGCCGAACAGATAGGCGTTAAGGTGGTCGAGCTTAAGGAAGTCATCAAGTCCGCCGATTACATAACCGTGCATACGCCGCTTACCGACGATACCAGGCACATGCTTTCTGATAAAGAGTTCGCGATGATGAAGAAGGGCGTTAAGGTCATAAATTGCGCCAGGGGAGGCATAATTGATGAGGCGGCCCTGGCAAAGGCGATCAAGGAAGGGAAAGTGGCGGGGGCTGCCATAGACGTATTCGAAAAGGAGCCGCCGGAGGCGTCAAACGAGCTCCTGAGGTTAGACGCGGTTGTGGCAACGCCTCATTTAGGCGCTTCCACCGAAGAGGCGCAGGTCAATGTCGCCATTGAGGTGGCAGAAGTTGTGCGCGACGCCCTTCTTGGCAAAGGCATAAGGAATGCCGCCAACTATCCCTGTATTGACGAGCAGGCCTGTAAGATCCTTGATCCCTACATCGGCCTTTCGGAAAAGATCGGGCTTCTTGCCGGCCAGTTGATCGAGGGCCGGCTCGTGGAAGTGAATATAATTTACAGCGGCGAAATAGTGCAGCTTGACTCCACGGGGCTGACCCTGGCCTTAATGAAAGGCGTATTAACCCCTATGCTGCAGGATACGGTAAATTTTATAAACGCCTTGAGCCTGTCCAGAGAAAGGGGCATTAAGGTCAGCGAATCAAAGATCTCAAAAGAGAGCGAGTTCGTTAACTTTATTTCGGTTGATATCAAGACAGACAAGCAGGTATGCAGGATCGCCGGCACCTTATCCGCCAACAGGCAGCCGCGTATCGTAAAGATAAATGAGTTTTACGTGGAGATCATTCCCGCGGGGCACCTGCTGGTCATAAATAACTGGGATAGGCCCGGCATAATCGGCAACCTGGGTACGCTTCTGGGCGAGCACAAGATAAATATAGCCGGGATGTCCTTCGGCAGGGTCAAGCAGGGAGGAGAGGCCATAACCGTGCTGAATGTTGACAGCGCCCTCCCCCAAAATGTCCTGGAGAAGATCAGAAAGGCAAAGAACATCCTTTCCGTGAAGACCATCAAATTATAG
- a CDS encoding DUF1573 domain-containing protein, translating into MRKNIPVIALLFFIWCGYASAQPVMEVEPKEFSLGDLREGKVSRHELAIRNAGDEELRINPINVSCSCVQIVEPKSSFVLPPKQEGKVVFTFDTTGFRGEQKKYLFLSSNDPQRQNVRMRITANIKDSPQSFLERFKSFTFSAILVAGLADGFNPCAFTVLVFFVSFLAFVGYRKREMVAVGAMFILAVFLTYLLIGLGLFKVFMQAEVFGLFSKVIYILTGAIAIVLAAFSFYDAYIFKKTKDPERMKLKLPGLIKKQIHGVIRGGTDIRDDSPSCFRFLKFLIPAFVSGFLVTLLESVCTGQLYVPTIAYIFGMPELKARALAYLLLYNLMFILPLVGIFIFGVAGVTSSDFAKFARRHIFLVKVVTALVFLLLGSVLLIVR; encoded by the coding sequence TTGAGAAAAAATATTCCAGTTATTGCCCTTTTGTTTTTTATATGGTGCGGGTATGCAAGCGCTCAGCCGGTGATGGAAGTTGAGCCGAAAGAATTTTCGCTCGGCGATCTGCGGGAAGGGAAGGTGTCCAGGCATGAATTGGCAATAAGGAACGCCGGCGACGAAGAGCTGCGCATAAACCCGATCAATGTAAGCTGCAGCTGCGTGCAGATAGTGGAACCGAAGTCATCGTTTGTTCTGCCTCCCAAACAGGAAGGCAAAGTGGTGTTTACCTTTGATACTACAGGTTTTAGAGGCGAGCAGAAGAAATATTTATTTCTCAGTTCCAACGACCCGCAAAGGCAGAATGTGAGGATGCGAATAACGGCGAATATCAAAGATTCGCCTCAAAGTTTTCTGGAGCGCTTCAAAAGCTTCACCTTCAGCGCCATTCTGGTTGCCGGCCTGGCAGACGGATTTAATCCTTGCGCCTTTACCGTGCTCGTATTTTTTGTTTCTTTTCTGGCGTTTGTGGGCTACAGGAAAAGAGAGATGGTTGCCGTAGGCGCGATGTTCATACTGGCAGTTTTTCTTACTTATCTCTTGATCGGCCTGGGCCTGTTCAAGGTCTTCATGCAGGCAGAGGTATTCGGGCTGTTTTCAAAAGTCATTTATATATTGACGGGGGCCATAGCCATAGTGCTGGCTGCCTTCAGTTTCTACGACGCGTATATCTTTAAGAAGACGAAGGACCCGGAGAGGATGAAGCTAAAACTCCCCGGCCTGATAAAAAAACAGATCCACGGGGTCATAAGGGGGGGCACGGACATACGTGATGACAGCCCCTCGTGCTTCAGGTTTTTAAAATTCCTCATACCGGCTTTTGTAAGCGGATTTTTAGTGACACTGCTTGAATCCGTCTGCACGGGCCAGTTGTATGTCCCGACCATCGCGTATATCTTCGGCATGCCGGAACTTAAGGCAAGGGCGCTGGCATACCTGTTGCTTTATAACCTTATGTTCATCCTGCCGTTGGTCGGTATATTTATTTTCGGGGTGGCAGGCGTCACTTCTTCCGATTTTGCCAAATTCGCACGCAGGCATATCTTTCTGGTCAAGGTGGTTACCGCTTTGGTATTTTTATTGTTAGGTTCGGTACTTCTAATTGTGAGGTAA
- a CDS encoding homocitrate synthase yields the protein MSKKPKIYIVDVTNRDGVQTSRICLSKLQKTMINIFLNDMGIFQSEFGFPFTRHEINYLNANLRLVEAGRLNKIRLSGWLRATKEDVESAFDFVPRLKHVNLSISTSDQMIVHKFKGKLDHKSVISEMAEAVKAARKHKVESVGVNAEDASRTGLDYLIEFAAAAKKAGADRLRYCDTLGADSPLTIYERIKRVAEAVKMPVEIHCHNDLGMVVANSVMGALAANDAGCDAYINTCVNGMGERAGNADLVSVILALKYGNGIKDKYALDEHVDLKLAWRIGKYASYAFGVPIPINQPGVGANAFAHESGIHADGALKDRRNYELYDFEELGRGEPEVVDTGRKITAGEYSGIKGFRNVYDKLELSFKNEEEATQILELVRYANVHNQKPLVDDELKFIAAYPDIARQIFTMAP from the coding sequence ATGAGCAAGAAGCCGAAGATCTATATTGTTGACGTGACCAACCGCGACGGTGTCCAGACATCCCGCATATGCCTTTCAAAGCTACAGAAGACGATGATCAACATCTTTCTCAACGATATGGGTATTTTTCAATCGGAGTTTGGTTTTCCTTTCACGCGGCATGAGATAAATTACCTGAATGCCAACCTGCGTCTTGTCGAGGCAGGGCGGCTTAATAAGATCCGCCTTAGCGGCTGGCTGCGCGCTACAAAGGAGGACGTGGAAAGCGCGTTTGATTTTGTGCCCCGCCTGAAGCACGTGAATCTTTCCATATCCACCTCCGACCAGATGATAGTGCATAAGTTCAAGGGCAAGCTGGACCATAAGTCCGTGATCTCGGAGATGGCAGAGGCGGTAAAGGCGGCGAGGAAGCACAAGGTTGAGTCGGTAGGCGTGAACGCGGAGGATGCCTCCCGGACAGGGCTGGATTACCTCATAGAATTTGCCGCCGCCGCGAAAAAGGCCGGGGCAGACAGGTTGCGTTACTGCGATACGCTGGGAGCGGATTCTCCTTTGACGATCTATGAAAGGATCAAGCGTGTGGCTGAGGCAGTAAAGATGCCGGTAGAGATACATTGCCATAATGACTTAGGCATGGTGGTGGCGAATTCCGTCATGGGGGCGCTGGCCGCCAATGACGCCGGCTGCGATGCCTATATCAATACCTGTGTTAACGGTATGGGCGAACGCGCCGGCAACGCGGACCTGGTTTCTGTGATACTGGCGTTAAAATATGGCAACGGCATAAAAGACAAGTACGCATTGGATGAACACGTTGATTTAAAGCTGGCCTGGAGAATAGGCAAGTACGCCTCCTACGCGTTCGGCGTGCCTATACCCATAAACCAGCCGGGGGTGGGCGCTAACGCCTTCGCGCATGAATCAGGCATACACGCCGACGGCGCGCTTAAAGACAGAAGAAATTACGAACTGTACGACTTTGAAGAATTAGGCAGGGGCGAGCCGGAAGTGGTCGACACCGGCAGGAAGATCACCGCCGGAGAATATTCCGGGATAAAGGGTTTTCGCAATGTTTATGATAAGCTTGAGTTGTCTTTCAAGAATGAAGAGGAGGCCACGCAGATACTGGAGTTGGTCAGGTACGCGAACGTCCATAATCAGAAGCCGCTTGTTGACGATGAGCTGAAGTTTATCGCCGCTTATCCCGATATCGCGCGGCAGATATTTACGATGGCGCCATAA
- a CDS encoding adenylosuccinate synthase, with amino-acid sequence MPNTIIIGAQWGDEGKGKVIDILARDADFIARFQGGNNAGHTVVVGDRAFIFHLLPSGILHKKKVCVIGNGVVVDPAVLRDEIAQLKKEGVSAEGRLKISELCHIIFPYHRILDKLREAKRSHKIGTTGRGIGPCYADKIARCGIRAVDLLDPAGFKAKLRDNLKEKNEIFKKVYGHPGFSFNEIYREYAGYAGLFRKFICNTSLLLNEAARRKKNILFEGAQGVFLDIDFGTYPFVTSSSTISGGACVGSGVSPLLIDRVIGVTKAYTTRVGEGPFPTEFSGDFQRIMRNKGNEFGATTGRPRRCGWFDAVMVKTAIMVSGIQDIAVMKLDVLSGLKTLKICTAYKYKGKVFKDFPSDINVLSKARPVFKELPGWDEDITGIRSFAKLPAAARDYISRLRELSGVDISIVSVGSKRDDTIFI; translated from the coding sequence ATGCCAAACACAATAATCATAGGCGCGCAATGGGGAGACGAAGGCAAGGGCAAGGTTATAGATATCCTTGCCAGGGACGCTGATTTTATAGCGCGTTTTCAGGGAGGTAATAACGCCGGACATACTGTTGTTGTCGGCGACAGGGCGTTTATATTCCACCTTTTGCCTTCCGGCATACTGCACAAAAAGAAGGTCTGCGTTATAGGCAACGGGGTAGTCGTTGACCCCGCCGTGCTCAGGGATGAAATAGCGCAGCTTAAGAAAGAGGGCGTGAGCGCCGAAGGAAGATTGAAGATCTCAGAGTTGTGCCACATTATATTTCCCTATCACAGGATCCTTGATAAACTCAGGGAGGCCAAACGCAGCCATAAGATCGGCACGACCGGAAGAGGCATAGGGCCTTGTTACGCGGATAAGATCGCCAGATGCGGCATAAGGGCCGTGGACTTATTGGATCCGGCCGGGTTTAAGGCGAAACTGCGCGATAACCTGAAGGAGAAAAACGAGATCTTCAAAAAGGTCTACGGGCATCCCGGTTTTTCCTTCAATGAGATCTACCGCGAGTATGCCGGTTACGCGGGCTTATTCAGAAAGTTCATCTGTAATACTTCCCTGCTGCTTAATGAGGCCGCGCGGAGAAAAAAGAATATTTTATTCGAAGGCGCGCAGGGCGTTTTTCTGGATATTGATTTCGGCACTTATCCTTTTGTCACTTCTTCCTCTACTATAAGCGGGGGCGCCTGCGTGGGAAGCGGGGTATCGCCTCTTCTGATAGACAGGGTGATCGGAGTAACGAAGGCATATACTACCAGGGTGGGGGAGGGCCCTTTCCCTACGGAGTTCAGCGGCGACTTCCAGCGGATCATGAGGAATAAAGGCAATGAATTCGGCGCTACCACAGGCAGGCCGCGCAGGTGCGGCTGGTTTGACGCCGTAATGGTAAAGACCGCGATAATGGTAAGCGGCATACAGGACATCGCCGTTATGAAACTGGATGTTTTAAGCGGGCTTAAGACACTGAAGATCTGCACCGCGTATAAATATAAAGGGAAGGTTTTCAAGGATTTTCCTTCGGATATCAATGTTTTAAGCAAGGCAAGGCCGGTTTTCAAGGAATTACCCGGATGGGATGAAGATATAACCGGCATAAGGTCCTTCGCCAAATTGCCTGCCGCGGCAAGGGATTATATAAGTAGATTGCGTGAATTATCGGGCGTGGATATCTCCATCGTCTCTGTCGGTTCCAAGAGAGACGATACGATATTCATATAA